From Arcticibacter tournemirensis, one genomic window encodes:
- a CDS encoding DUF3826 domain-containing protein: MNDIKSKVLGAAMLSAVLLGSSTFCQAQQVQTAVMSADAKVKSDADQEKKAAEWVASLNLNDPAKENRVKSVVATHLKTIRDWHNDHPFTTVPAGINPATGIKLSDLDRQVIANSAMPSAVHKSLMDGLRNDLTEEQVEAILDKYTVGKVAFTLKGYKAIVPDLKPEEEAVILKNLKLAREQAVDFKNMNQISAIFEIYKTKCEQYLNSNGRNWKQLFKDYVTARKAEKGK, from the coding sequence ATGAACGATATTAAATCAAAAGTGTTAGGCGCGGCGATGTTAAGCGCTGTACTACTCGGATCTTCAACTTTTTGTCAAGCCCAGCAGGTTCAGACAGCAGTTATGAGTGCTGACGCAAAAGTGAAATCTGATGCTGATCAGGAAAAGAAGGCGGCCGAATGGGTTGCTTCACTTAATCTGAATGATCCGGCAAAAGAGAACAGGGTGAAGAGTGTTGTCGCCACACATCTTAAGACGATCAGAGACTGGCATAACGATCATCCCTTTACTACGGTTCCCGCGGGAATCAATCCAGCTACGGGTATTAAGCTGAGTGATCTCGACAGGCAGGTGATTGCCAATTCGGCGATGCCTTCTGCCGTTCATAAAAGCCTGATGGACGGTCTGCGCAATGATCTGACGGAGGAGCAGGTTGAGGCTATATTGGATAAGTATACCGTTGGGAAAGTGGCCTTTACTTTAAAAGGTTATAAGGCGATCGTTCCCGACCTGAAGCCTGAAGAAGAGGCCGTTATTCTGAAGAACCTGAAGCTGGCAAGGGAACAGGCAGTCGACTTTAAGAATATGAACCAGATCTCTGCCATCTTCGAGATTTATAAAACGAAATGCGAGCAGTATCTGAATTCGAATGGAAGAAATTGGAAACAGTTGTTTAAGGACTACGTTACTGCGCGCAAAGCGGAGAAGGGGAAGTGA